From the Sphingomonas mesophila genome, one window contains:
- a CDS encoding winged helix DNA-binding protein — MLGPSAMISAFRLQSAMTNDKRSSISGKSNSEAPLVHLCEDIPEMSLKLAEHIIKQRARRGEFFGPEIFGEAGWDMLLAVYISHGRGYRLNVSHVCFESGAPQTTALRWLDHIEREGLVERRKSLNDGRTAIVTMTPQGIDRMNRYLEEVRRRMS, encoded by the coding sequence ATGCTCGGCCCAAGCGCGATGATCAGCGCCTTTCGACTGCAATCAGCAATGACCAACGATAAGAGATCGAGTATTTCTGGAAAATCGAATTCGGAAGCGCCGCTGGTTCATCTTTGTGAAGACATCCCCGAGATGTCGTTGAAACTGGCCGAGCACATCATCAAGCAGCGGGCGAGGCGGGGCGAATTCTTTGGCCCCGAGATCTTCGGCGAAGCGGGTTGGGATATGTTGCTTGCGGTCTACATCTCGCACGGCCGCGGCTATCGTCTCAACGTCAGCCACGTCTGCTTTGAATCGGGGGCGCCCCAGACGACCGCCCTGCGATGGCTTGATCACATCGAGCGCGAGGGTCTTGTTGAGCGACGAAAGAGCTTGAACGACGGACGGACGGCGATCGTGACAATGACGCCACAAGGCATCGATCGCATGAACCGCTATCTGGAGGAGGTCCGGCGTCGCATGTCCTGA
- a CDS encoding alpha/beta hydrolase, whose translation MNPLDQIAPPPLSYFDPGDGRRIAYRLRDKAPDVGGPTLLFLPGYASDMEGTKATDIDKFAGAAGLACLRLDYSGTGSSGGEFSAGTLDRWLDEVLAAVDMLTEGPLLVIGSSMGGWLALHVALKRPERVKGVVGIAAAPNFTDWGFTPEEKETIWNSGKLEKSTPYGPEPQVTHRDFWKSGEAMRLLYKPIEITCPVRLIHGDKDDEVPVGVAFKTLEDLHSGDVQLNIVKWGDHRLSKPHEIETIIRTILTLAEKIR comes from the coding sequence ATGAACCCGCTCGACCAGATTGCGCCGCCGCCTTTGTCCTATTTCGATCCCGGCGACGGGCGGCGAATCGCCTACCGGCTGCGCGACAAGGCGCCGGACGTTGGCGGGCCGACGCTGCTGTTCCTGCCCGGCTATGCCAGCGACATGGAGGGGACCAAGGCGACCGACATCGACAAGTTCGCCGGAGCGGCCGGGCTGGCGTGCCTGCGGCTCGACTATTCGGGGACCGGATCGAGCGGCGGCGAATTCAGCGCCGGGACGCTCGACCGCTGGCTCGACGAGGTGCTGGCGGCGGTCGACATGCTGACCGAGGGGCCGCTGCTGGTGATCGGATCGTCGATGGGCGGGTGGCTGGCGCTGCACGTTGCGCTGAAGCGGCCCGAGCGGGTCAAGGGCGTGGTCGGCATCGCGGCAGCGCCCAACTTCACCGACTGGGGCTTCACGCCCGAGGAGAAGGAGACCATCTGGAACTCGGGCAAGCTCGAGAAGTCGACGCCCTACGGGCCCGAGCCGCAGGTCACCCATCGCGACTTCTGGAAGTCGGGCGAAGCGATGCGGCTGCTCTACAAGCCGATCGAGATCACCTGCCCGGTGCGGCTGATCCACGGCGACAAGGACGACGAGGTGCCGGTCGGGGTGGCGTTCAAGACGCTCGAGGACCTCCATTCCGGCGATGTTCAGCTGAATATCGTCAAGTGGGGCGACCACCGGCTGTCGAAGCCACACGAGATCGAGACCATCATCCGCACCATCCTGACCCTCGCTGAGAAGATCCGATGA
- a CDS encoding tetratricopeptide repeat protein — MSLLLAALLASAACPSAATAEAAVCVALEAQKGGRFAEAAAAFETGAGRVKPGDPKADRMLAAAGNMWIAAGEPGKAALALDKALGGSGLLADQRGLALIDRARAAEARNDLKTARAKLTEAMASAGEDPFAWYFSAALAVRENDLKRAEADILKALTLAPGDGAILFEAGHIAQLNGDEPRARGLFQRAIAADPKGPGGIAAKKALDLLAAPTAK, encoded by the coding sequence ATGAGCCTGCTGCTCGCGGCATTGCTGGCGAGCGCGGCGTGCCCGAGTGCGGCCACTGCCGAGGCGGCGGTGTGCGTCGCGCTGGAGGCGCAGAAAGGCGGGCGGTTCGCCGAGGCCGCGGCGGCGTTCGAGACCGGCGCGGGGCGGGTCAAGCCCGGCGACCCCAAGGCCGACCGGATGCTGGCCGCGGCCGGCAACATGTGGATCGCGGCGGGCGAGCCCGGCAAGGCGGCACTGGCGCTCGACAAGGCGCTCGGCGGAAGCGGCCTGCTGGCCGACCAGCGCGGTCTGGCGCTGATCGACCGGGCGCGGGCAGCGGAAGCGAGGAACGACCTCAAGACCGCGCGGGCCAAGCTGACCGAAGCGATGGCGTCGGCCGGCGAGGACCCGTTCGCCTGGTATTTTTCGGCCGCGCTGGCGGTACGCGAGAACGACCTGAAGCGCGCCGAGGCAGATATTCTGAAGGCGCTGACGCTGGCGCCGGGCGACGGGGCGATCCTGTTCGAAGCCGGGCATATCGCGCAGCTGAATGGCGACGAGCCGCGGGCGCGCGGCCTGTTCCAGCGCGCCATCGCGGCCGATCCCAAGGGGCCGGGCGGGATCGCGGCCAAGAAGGCGCTCGACCTGCTCGCGGCGCCAACGGCGAAATAG
- a CDS encoding VOC family protein, with translation MQFLHAMLRVHDPEASVAFFMLLGLEERRRMDNAGGRFTLIFLGVPGEDAEVELTYNWPPEDGSASEQYGGGRNFGHLAYRVDDIYAHCQRLMDGGVTINRPPRDGRMAFVKSPDGISIELLQKGDALAPAEPWASMPNEGSW, from the coding sequence ATGCAATTCCTCCACGCCATGCTTCGAGTGCACGATCCGGAAGCGAGCGTCGCCTTTTTCATGCTGCTCGGGCTCGAGGAGCGGCGGCGGATGGACAATGCGGGCGGACGCTTCACCTTGATCTTTCTCGGCGTGCCGGGCGAGGATGCCGAGGTCGAGCTGACCTATAATTGGCCGCCCGAGGACGGCAGTGCGTCGGAGCAATATGGCGGCGGGCGCAATTTCGGCCACCTCGCCTATCGGGTCGACGACATTTACGCCCATTGCCAACGGCTGATGGACGGCGGCGTGACCATCAACCGGCCGCCGCGCGACGGTCGCATGGCGTTCGTCAAATCGCCAGACGGGATCTCGATCGAACTGCTCCAGAAGGGCGACGCGCTGGCGCCGGCCGAGCCGTGGGCGTCGATGCCCAACGAAGGCAGCTGGTGA
- the gloB gene encoding hydroxyacylglutathione hydrolase: protein MTALEIVAIPAFADNYLWLAHDSDSGSTAVVDPGDGAAVLSAAEARGWTIDTILNTHWHPDHTGGNLMVKEATGATIYGPGAERARIPRLEVELAEGDTVRIGAHEAAVWAVPGHTLGHIAFVFEGLAFVGDTMFAMGCGRLFEGTPEQMHGSLQRIAALPEHTLLYAAHEYTLANARFAAHVLPDDAAIAERFARVAGQRERGEMTLPTTVERERATNPFVRATSVAEFARLRGLKDNFA, encoded by the coding sequence GTGACGGCGCTGGAGATCGTCGCGATCCCGGCGTTCGCCGACAATTATCTGTGGCTGGCGCACGATTCCGACAGCGGCAGCACGGCGGTGGTCGATCCGGGCGACGGCGCGGCGGTTTTGAGCGCGGCCGAGGCGCGGGGCTGGACCATCGACACGATCCTCAACACCCATTGGCACCCCGACCACACCGGCGGCAATCTGATGGTCAAGGAAGCGACCGGGGCGACGATCTACGGCCCGGGCGCGGAGCGGGCGCGGATCCCCCGGCTCGAAGTCGAGCTGGCCGAGGGGGATACGGTGCGCATCGGCGCGCATGAGGCGGCGGTGTGGGCGGTGCCGGGCCATACGCTGGGCCATATCGCGTTCGTGTTCGAGGGCTTGGCGTTCGTCGGCGACACGATGTTCGCGATGGGCTGCGGGCGCCTGTTCGAGGGCACGCCCGAGCAGATGCACGGATCGCTTCAGCGGATCGCCGCGCTGCCGGAGCACACTTTGCTCTACGCGGCGCACGAATATACGCTCGCCAATGCGCGCTTCGCGGCGCACGTCCTGCCCGACGATGCGGCGATCGCCGAACGCTTCGCGCGGGTCGCCGGCCAGCGCGAGCGCGGCGAGATGACGCTGCCGACGACGGTCGAACGGGAGCGCGCGACCAATCCGTTCGTTCGTGCGACAAGCGTCGCGGAGTTCGCCCGGCTGCGCGGCCTCAAGGACAATTTCGCCTGA
- a CDS encoding AMP-dependent synthetase/ligase yields MFLTRARELGDKPYLWAKKDGAWQSTSWSEAARQVASLAAGLQRLGLKPGDRVMLVSENRPEWLLADLGIMAAGCVTVPTYTTNTTRDHQHVLANSGASAVILSTQKLARALLPAVLFESECKHVISIDEVISGQSSEIAEFHFWKDFVSGPADIGALETRMAGVGRGDLACLIYTSGTGGAPRGVMQHHGMILHNCEACVDVIANDFGWDEEVFLSFLPASHAYEHSGGQHFPTALGAQIYYAESLEKLAANIEEVRPTIMVVVPRLFEMLRARIMKTIEKEGGLAAYLLKRALQIEHRRYLGSSVAWDVPMDGILSLTLRKKVRAKFGGRTKAMVSGGAPLNPEVGLFFQAMGITLLQGYGQTEAGPVISCNRPRAGVRMETVGPPLLNTEVRIAEDGEILVRGENVMHGYWQNEAESQRVLNDGWLATGDIGHLDAKGRIVITDRKKDLIVNDKGDNVSPQRVEGMLTLQPEILQAMVYGDRHPYLVGLLVPDPDYARGPDVAKQLSAAVDRVNKDLSVIEKVRRFILADEPFSVENEMLTPSLKIRRHVIRKVYGERLDGLYTK; encoded by the coding sequence ATGTTCCTGACCCGCGCGCGCGAGCTCGGCGACAAGCCCTATCTGTGGGCGAAGAAGGACGGCGCCTGGCAATCCACCAGCTGGAGCGAGGCCGCGCGCCAGGTCGCCTCGCTCGCCGCCGGCCTCCAGCGCCTCGGCCTCAAGCCCGGCGACCGCGTCATGTTGGTCAGCGAGAACCGCCCCGAATGGCTGCTCGCCGATCTCGGCATCATGGCCGCCGGCTGCGTCACCGTCCCGACCTACACCACCAACACCACCCGCGATCACCAGCACGTGCTCGCCAATTCCGGCGCTTCGGCGGTGATCCTCTCGACCCAGAAGCTCGCCAGGGCTTTGCTCCCCGCGGTGCTGTTCGAAAGCGAATGCAAGCACGTCATCTCGATCGACGAGGTCATTTCCGGCCAGTCGTCCGAGATCGCCGAATTCCACTTCTGGAAGGATTTCGTCTCCGGCCCGGCCGACATCGGCGCGCTCGAAACCCGCATGGCCGGCGTCGGTCGCGGCGACCTCGCCTGCCTCATCTACACCAGCGGCACCGGCGGCGCGCCGCGCGGGGTGATGCAGCACCACGGCATGATCCTCCACAATTGCGAGGCATGCGTCGACGTCATCGCCAATGATTTCGGCTGGGACGAGGAGGTGTTCCTGTCCTTCCTCCCCGCCAGCCATGCCTACGAACATTCGGGCGGCCAGCATTTCCCGACCGCGCTGGGCGCGCAAATCTATTACGCCGAGAGCCTCGAAAAGCTCGCCGCCAACATCGAGGAAGTGCGGCCGACGATCATGGTCGTCGTCCCCCGCCTGTTCGAAATGCTGCGCGCGCGGATCATGAAGACCATCGAGAAGGAGGGCGGCCTCGCCGCCTATCTCCTGAAGCGCGCGCTGCAGATCGAGCACCGCCGCTATCTCGGCTCGTCGGTCGCCTGGGACGTGCCGATGGACGGCATCCTCTCCCTGACCCTGCGCAAGAAGGTCCGCGCCAAGTTCGGCGGCCGGACCAAGGCGATGGTCTCGGGCGGGGCACCGCTCAATCCCGAGGTCGGGCTGTTCTTCCAGGCGATGGGCATCACCCTGCTCCAGGGCTACGGCCAGACCGAGGCCGGGCCGGTGATCAGCTGCAACCGCCCGCGCGCCGGGGTGCGGATGGAAACGGTCGGCCCGCCGTTGCTCAACACCGAAGTCAGGATCGCCGAGGACGGTGAAATCCTCGTGCGCGGCGAGAACGTCATGCACGGCTATTGGCAGAACGAGGCGGAATCGCAGCGCGTCCTCAACGACGGCTGGCTCGCCACCGGCGACATCGGCCACCTCGACGCCAAGGGCCGGATCGTCATCACCGATCGCAAGAAGGACCTCATCGTCAACGACAAGGGCGACAATGTCTCCCCGCAGCGGGTCGAGGGCATGCTCACCCTCCAGCCCGAAATCCTCCAGGCGATGGTCTACGGCGACCGCCACCCCTATCTCGTCGGCCTGCTCGTGCCCGACCCCGACTATGCCCGCGGTCCCGATGTCGCCAAACAGCTCTCGGCGGCGGTCGACCGGGTCAACAAGGATTTGAGCGTGATCGAAAAGGTTCGCCGCTTCATCCTCGCCGACGAGCCGTTCAGCGTCGAGAACGAGATGCTGACGCCAAGCCTCAAGATCCGCCGCCACGTCATCCGCAAGGTCTACGGCGAGCGCCTCGACGGCCTCTACACGAAGTAA
- a CDS encoding gamma-glutamyltransferase family protein, which yields MTALRRLIGLFIPLLLLTSCATLPPAPGGRAKPFVIAANPLAAEAGMAVLKRGGSAVDAAIAVEAMLSLVEPQSSGLAGGAFITHYDRESRRVSVYDGRETAPAQASAAMFLGPDGKPLDFGTAVVSGRATGVPGVLAALDLAHREHGRLEWSGLFGDARRTAAEGFVVSPRLARMVAGKFPQNEAPDVRAYFAQGPGGAAVKAGDRLRNPAYAAFLDRLARGGIAAMYRGETAARIVARTRAGPLGGSMTMADLAGYRAIKRAALCRPWRVYRACVPPPPSSGVGLLMLLGLTERSDIAALGPGDPQAWFLFAEASRLMYADRDQYVGDPAFVDVPVAGLLANNYLDQRFRLIGPRAMAVPTAGQPAGATALPADRSREPVGTTHFIVGDAAGDVVSVTATVESIFGSGRMVDGMFLNNQLTDFAFDPVGADGRPAANAVAPGKRPRSSMTPLILVGRDGAFAGAIGSAGGNAILAFVGKSLIAAVDWGLPMQAALALPNLVARGERFQGEIDKFSPEVLAGLRARGIELKPGQGEDSGVHGVIIRSGGRIDGGFDPRREGVVLVGD from the coding sequence ATGACCGCGCTTCGCCGCCTGATCGGCCTGTTCATCCCGCTGCTGCTGCTGACGTCCTGCGCGACGTTGCCGCCGGCGCCGGGCGGGCGCGCCAAGCCGTTCGTGATCGCCGCCAACCCGCTCGCCGCCGAGGCCGGGATGGCGGTGTTGAAGCGCGGCGGGAGCGCGGTCGACGCGGCGATCGCGGTCGAGGCGATGCTGAGTTTGGTGGAGCCGCAATCGAGCGGGCTCGCGGGCGGCGCGTTCATCACCCATTACGACCGTGAAAGCCGGCGGGTCAGCGTTTACGACGGGCGCGAGACGGCGCCGGCACAGGCCAGCGCGGCGATGTTCCTCGGCCCCGACGGCAAGCCGCTCGACTTCGGCACGGCGGTGGTCAGCGGGCGCGCGACCGGGGTGCCGGGCGTGCTGGCCGCGCTCGACCTGGCGCACCGCGAGCATGGGCGGCTGGAGTGGAGCGGGCTGTTCGGCGATGCTCGGCGCACCGCGGCGGAGGGCTTCGTGGTGAGCCCGCGGCTGGCGCGGATGGTAGCCGGGAAATTCCCGCAGAACGAGGCGCCCGACGTGCGCGCCTATTTCGCGCAAGGGCCCGGCGGGGCGGCGGTCAAGGCCGGCGACCGGCTGCGCAACCCGGCCTATGCGGCGTTCCTCGACCGGTTGGCGCGGGGCGGGATCGCGGCGATGTATCGCGGGGAGACGGCGGCGCGGATCGTCGCGCGCACCCGCGCCGGACCGCTCGGCGGGAGCATGACGATGGCCGACCTGGCCGGCTATCGCGCGATCAAGCGCGCGGCGCTGTGCCGGCCGTGGCGGGTCTATCGCGCGTGCGTTCCGCCGCCGCCGTCGAGCGGGGTCGGGCTGCTGATGCTGCTCGGCCTGACCGAACGCAGCGACATTGCGGCGCTGGGCCCGGGCGACCCGCAGGCGTGGTTCCTGTTCGCCGAGGCAAGCCGGCTGATGTACGCCGACCGCGACCAATATGTCGGCGACCCGGCGTTCGTCGACGTGCCGGTGGCGGGGCTGCTGGCGAACAATTATCTCGACCAGCGCTTCCGCTTGATCGGACCGCGGGCGATGGCGGTGCCCACGGCCGGGCAGCCTGCGGGCGCGACCGCCCTGCCCGCTGACCGCAGCCGCGAGCCGGTCGGCACCACTCACTTCATCGTGGGTGACGCGGCGGGTGACGTGGTGTCAGTGACGGCGACGGTGGAGTCGATCTTCGGCAGCGGGCGGATGGTCGACGGCATGTTCCTCAACAACCAGCTGACCGATTTCGCGTTCGACCCGGTCGGCGCCGACGGGCGGCCGGCAGCCAATGCGGTGGCGCCGGGCAAAAGGCCGCGGTCGTCGATGACGCCGCTGATCCTGGTCGGCCGCGACGGCGCGTTCGCCGGGGCGATCGGGAGCGCGGGCGGCAATGCGATCCTGGCGTTCGTTGGCAAGTCGCTGATCGCGGCGGTCGACTGGGGACTGCCGATGCAAGCGGCGCTGGCGCTGCCCAACCTTGTCGCGCGCGGTGAGCGGTTCCAGGGCGAGATCGACAAGTTCTCGCCCGAGGTGCTGGCGGGGCTGAGGGCGCGCGGCATCGAACTGAAGCCGGGCCAGGGCGAGGACAGCGGCGTGCACGGGGTGATCATCCGGTCGGGCGGGCGGATCGACGGCGGCTTCGACCCGCGCCGCGAGGGCGTGGTGCTGGTCGGCGACTAG
- a CDS encoding quinone-dependent dihydroorotate dehydrogenase encodes MYSLIRPLVFRLDAEAAHRLTIAALKRTPTGRPPTFPPSLTTSIAGLGFPSPVGLAAGFDKDAEAFAPLLGLGFGFVEVGTLTPLPQTGNPRPRLFRLAEDRAVINRMGFNNRGQADACRRLARRDRSCGVVGVNIGANKDSPDRIADYAAGVRRMAGHADYLTVNISSPNTPGLRDLQAGGELAELLAAVRDARGAAGPPVFLKVAPDLEIGDHERIARAALDHRIDALIVANTTLSRPPLRSRHAQETGGLSGAPLAPIALDQLRRFRAIVGGELPLISAGGIASAGDAWQRIRAGASLVQLYSALVYEGPGLARRIAAGLAERLQREGLSSIADAVGVDA; translated from the coding sequence TTGTATTCGCTGATCCGCCCGCTCGTCTTCCGGCTCGATGCCGAGGCCGCGCACCGGCTGACCATCGCGGCATTGAAGCGCACCCCGACCGGCCGCCCGCCGACCTTCCCGCCGTCGCTGACCACCAGCATCGCCGGGCTGGGCTTTCCGTCGCCGGTCGGGCTCGCCGCCGGCTTCGACAAGGACGCCGAGGCGTTCGCCCCTTTGCTCGGCCTCGGCTTCGGTTTCGTCGAGGTCGGCACGCTGACCCCGCTGCCCCAGACCGGCAATCCGCGCCCGCGCCTGTTCCGGCTCGCCGAGGACCGCGCGGTGATCAACCGCATGGGCTTCAACAATCGCGGCCAGGCCGATGCGTGTCGCCGCCTCGCCCGGCGCGACCGAAGCTGCGGCGTGGTCGGGGTCAACATCGGCGCCAACAAGGACTCGCCCGACCGCATCGCCGATTACGCCGCGGGCGTCCGGCGCATGGCCGGACACGCCGATTATCTCACCGTCAACATCTCCTCGCCCAACACGCCCGGCCTGCGCGACCTCCAGGCCGGCGGCGAACTCGCCGAGCTGCTCGCCGCGGTGCGCGACGCACGCGGGGCCGCCGGCCCGCCCGTCTTCCTCAAGGTCGCACCCGATCTGGAAATTGGCGATCACGAACGCATAGCCCGGGCCGCGCTCGACCATCGCATCGACGCCCTGATCGTCGCCAATACCACGCTCTCGCGCCCGCCGCTCCGCTCGCGCCACGCGCAGGAGACCGGCGGCCTGTCCGGCGCGCCGCTCGCTCCGATCGCGCTCGACCAGCTGCGCCGCTTCCGCGCCATCGTCGGCGGCGAGCTGCCGTTGATCTCGGCCGGCGGCATTGCCTCCGCCGGCGACGCGTGGCAACGCATTCGCGCCGGCGCCAGCCTGGTCCAGCTCTATTCGGCCCTGGTCTATGAAGGCCCCGGCCTTGCCCGCCGAATTGCCGCCGGACTCGCCGAAAGGCTTCAGCGCGAAGGCCTGTCGTCGATCGCCGACGCGGTCGGCGTCGACGCCTAG
- a CDS encoding DUF885 domain-containing protein, with product MLRYALLLAAAVPAVAAAQTATPEAAQPASEKNAALAALFEGYDKAGLEYSPEGKSYRGIRDEDYGLWSDASDAADVAAQNRLQTAARTMRGLFKPDQLSGQDALSYRLFDRMAERSAVSFPYRHLGYVFDQMNGAQSDIPAFLINIHSIADRAQAEAYISRIRRVAPMLDQLIAISRERADKGVMPPKWVYPYVLTDIDNLLKGGAKNPIVEDFAGKVAKLDLPAADKAKLNADAAAAWRGSAAPAYRRLRAEMVRQQAIAGNDDGIWRLPDGANYYNVLLANYTTTDLTADQVHDIGLRETKRIQDEMRSIMGKVGFKGTMQQFFEHARTDPNYFPKTREEYLTRTDAALKAMTAKLPEFFATLPKDPLTVKPVEPFREKSAGKAFYQRPAPDGSRPGVYYVNLYDLKAMSLNELEALAFHEGVPGHHLQLSIQTQLGDVPPFRRFGGVTAYSEGWGLYTEELGKEMGFYTDPMADFGRLSMEILRAGRLVVDTGIHSKRWTRQQAIDWFKANTPVAEGDIVSQVERYVVYPGQATAYMVGKLKIMELREKARTALGDKFDIRAFHDVVLKSGPVPLSILEENVNAWVAGAKA from the coding sequence ATGCTTCGTTATGCCTTGCTGCTTGCCGCCGCCGTGCCGGCCGTTGCCGCCGCCCAGACCGCGACGCCCGAAGCGGCCCAGCCAGCATCTGAGAAGAATGCGGCGCTTGCCGCCTTGTTCGAAGGCTATGACAAGGCGGGCCTGGAATATTCGCCCGAGGGCAAATCCTACCGCGGCATCCGCGACGAGGATTACGGGCTGTGGAGCGACGCCAGCGACGCCGCCGACGTCGCCGCGCAGAACCGGCTGCAGACCGCAGCGCGGACCATGCGCGGACTGTTCAAGCCGGACCAATTGTCGGGCCAGGACGCGCTGTCCTATCGCCTGTTCGACCGCATGGCCGAGCGCAGCGCGGTGTCCTTCCCCTATCGCCACCTGGGCTATGTCTTCGACCAGATGAACGGGGCGCAGAGCGACATCCCGGCGTTCCTGATCAACATCCATTCGATCGCCGACCGCGCCCAGGCGGAGGCCTATATCTCGCGCATCCGGCGGGTTGCACCGATGCTCGACCAGCTGATCGCGATCTCGCGCGAGCGCGCCGACAAGGGCGTGATGCCGCCCAAATGGGTCTATCCGTACGTCCTCACCGACATCGACAATCTGCTCAAGGGCGGGGCCAAGAACCCGATCGTGGAGGACTTCGCGGGCAAGGTCGCCAAGCTCGACCTGCCCGCCGCGGACAAGGCCAAGCTCAATGCCGACGCCGCCGCGGCGTGGCGCGGAAGTGCCGCCCCGGCCTATCGCCGGCTGCGCGCCGAAATGGTTCGCCAGCAGGCGATCGCCGGCAACGACGACGGCATTTGGCGGCTTCCCGACGGCGCGAACTATTACAATGTGCTGCTCGCCAACTACACCACGACCGACCTCACCGCCGACCAGGTCCACGACATCGGGCTGAGGGAAACCAAGCGCATCCAGGACGAGATGCGCAGCATCATGGGCAAGGTCGGCTTCAAGGGCACGATGCAGCAATTCTTCGAGCATGCCCGCACCGACCCGAACTATTTTCCCAAGACCCGCGAGGAATATCTGACTCGGACCGATGCGGCGCTGAAGGCGATGACCGCCAAGCTGCCCGAATTCTTCGCGACCTTGCCCAAGGACCCGCTGACGGTGAAGCCGGTCGAGCCGTTCCGCGAGAAGAGCGCTGGCAAGGCGTTCTACCAGCGCCCGGCGCCGGACGGGTCGCGGCCGGGAGTCTATTACGTCAATCTCTACGATTTGAAGGCGATGAGCCTCAACGAGCTCGAGGCGCTGGCCTTCCACGAGGGCGTCCCGGGCCACCACCTCCAGCTGTCGATCCAGACCCAGCTCGGCGACGTGCCGCCGTTTCGCCGCTTCGGCGGGGTCACCGCCTATTCGGAAGGCTGGGGGCTCTACACCGAGGAATTGGGCAAGGAGATGGGCTTCTACACCGACCCGATGGCGGACTTCGGGCGGCTGAGCATGGAAATCCTGCGCGCCGGGCGGCTGGTGGTCGACACCGGCATTCACTCCAAGCGCTGGACCCGGCAGCAGGCGATCGACTGGTTCAAGGCCAACACGCCGGTCGCGGAAGGCGACATCGTCAGCCAGGTCGAGCGCTATGTGGTCTATCCCGGACAGGCGACCGCCTACATGGTCGGCAAGTTGAAGATCATGGAGCTGCGCGAGAAGGCGCGAACCGCGCTGGGCGACAAGTTCGACATCCGGGCGTTCCACGACGTGGTGCTGAAGTCGGGCCCGGTGCCGCTGTCGATCCTCGAGGAGAATGTGAACGCGTGGGTGGCGGGCGCCAAGGCCTGA
- a CDS encoding SUF system Fe-S cluster assembly regulator, giving the protein MRLTHFADYAVVMMTAAARREAGARLSATELADETGVPLPTAQKLMQSLSRHGLLTGQRGAGGGYALARPANEISLADIVEAVEGPIALTQCKGAEAVSDCALDAHCRVKPHMGIVGAKVRGALGAVSLMELAQ; this is encoded by the coding sequence ATGCGACTCACCCATTTTGCCGACTATGCGGTCGTGATGATGACCGCGGCCGCGCGCCGCGAGGCCGGCGCTCGGCTGTCGGCGACCGAGCTCGCCGACGAGACCGGCGTCCCGCTGCCGACCGCGCAGAAGCTGATGCAGTCGCTGTCGCGGCACGGCCTGCTGACCGGCCAGCGCGGCGCGGGCGGCGGCTATGCGCTGGCGCGCCCGGCGAACGAGATCAGCCTGGCCGACATCGTAGAGGCGGTCGAAGGGCCGATCGCGCTGACTCAGTGCAAGGGCGCGGAAGCCGTATCCGACTGCGCGCTCGACGCGCATTGCCGGGTCAAGCCGCACATGGGCATCGTCGGCGCCAAGGTGCGCGGCGCGCTCGGCGCGGTGTCGCTGATGGAGCTGGCGCAGTGA